Proteins from a single region of Butyrivibrio fibrisolvens:
- a CDS encoding barstar family protein — translation MEKIYTINLSELGGLEKEEIYDLLKEKLHLPNYCGTNLDALYDALTEMGECNINIVDCRENPDSIKGCATDNIGSDSSVPKKGESYIDKIRKVFEDAADLNPDINLSIISGKYISKYISLYDYEYKKGRHYLNASRRSPDKLVYTKSSKEFKEMIPDAVSCFVIVDNEMYDEPRLLLSNEYRYPTGQFLLSVPAGLIDANDADSKETLGGKELSPCEKAAVREIKEETGIALSDKDVIKTVNPLVFSTPGMTDESNALVSVVIRSDIKDQLSQEGAEGSELFDGFEILTKEEAKKILKQGVDNNGIFYSVYTCIALMYFVSDMWTEE, via the coding sequence ATGGAAAAAATATATACGATCAATTTAAGCGAGCTCGGGGGTCTTGAAAAAGAAGAGATCTATGATCTTCTTAAAGAAAAGCTTCATCTTCCGAACTATTGCGGAACTAATCTGGATGCACTTTATGATGCGCTTACCGAGATGGGCGAGTGTAATATTAATATTGTTGATTGCAGAGAAAATCCTGACAGCATTAAAGGTTGCGCAACTGACAATATAGGCTCAGATTCAAGTGTACCTAAAAAAGGAGAGAGCTATATCGATAAGATCAGAAAAGTATTCGAGGATGCTGCAGATCTTAATCCTGATATAAACCTTAGTATTATTAGCGGTAAGTACATTTCAAAATATATTAGCCTGTATGATTATGAATACAAAAAGGGTAGGCACTATCTAAATGCAAGCAGGAGATCTCCTGACAAGCTGGTGTACACTAAATCATCAAAAGAGTTTAAGGAGATGATCCCTGATGCAGTCAGCTGTTTTGTTATCGTAGATAATGAAATGTATGATGAGCCAAGGCTTCTTTTGTCTAATGAATACAGATATCCTACAGGGCAGTTTTTACTTAGCGTTCCGGCAGGACTTATTGATGCAAATGATGCAGATAGTAAAGAGACTCTTGGGGGAAAAGAGCTTAGTCCCTGCGAGAAGGCAGCAGTAAGAGAGATCAAGGAAGAAACAGGCATTGCTCTTTCTGATAAGGATGTGATAAAGACTGTAAATCCGCTTGTCTTCAGTACTCCCGGTATGACAGATGAAAGTAATGCACTGGTTTCTGTTGTTATAAGATCTGATATTAAAGATCAGTTATCACAGGAAGGCGCAGAAGGTTCGGAGCTTTTTGACGGCTTTGAAATATTAACCAAAGAAGAAGCTAAAAAGATATTAAAGCAAGGTGTTGATAATAACGGCATATTCTATAGCGTATATACATGTATAGCATTAATGTATTTTGTTTCTGATATGTGGACGGAAGAATAA
- a CDS encoding exonuclease SbcCD subunit D yields MRLMHLSDLHLGIKVYEFDLYDDQKYMLDQLIDIAREKSVDGIMISGDIYDRQVPPAESVALFDSFLTKLSNLGFKVYIISGNHDSQERLSFGSRLMEGSGIYFGGTFDGTVPRIDLEDEFGPVHIFMLPFLKPTIVRAHMLPEKASFEENLEEVSDEEIKELIADNKDNIEETIEKNENQETEDKSKEKNNEKITGYQEAIDYVLDNCDVNENDRNIIMAHQFVTGASRSDSEEINVGGVDGISADSFAGFDYVALGHIHTPQIIGGKETVRYCGTMLKYSFSECSQDKSVPVITFKEKGNTEIELVPLKPQKDMREIKGTYLELTAKNNYADTNTQDYLHVTLTDEEDVPDALGRLRSIYPNIMKLDYDNLRTRSVYNNEIPDEVEKKSPLDLFDEFYNLQNGRSLNEEESSYVQSKIDELWEGGI; encoded by the coding sequence ATGCGCCTAATGCATTTATCAGATCTGCATCTTGGAATCAAGGTATACGAATTTGATCTTTATGATGACCAAAAGTATATGCTTGATCAGCTTATTGATATTGCAAGAGAAAAATCTGTTGATGGGATCATGATCTCGGGAGATATCTATGACAGACAGGTTCCACCTGCTGAGTCTGTAGCACTCTTTGACTCATTTCTCACAAAACTTTCAAACTTAGGATTTAAAGTATATATTATCTCCGGTAATCACGATTCCCAGGAAAGACTATCTTTTGGTTCAAGGCTGATGGAAGGAAGCGGGATCTATTTTGGTGGAACTTTTGACGGAACTGTTCCGAGAATAGATCTTGAGGATGAATTTGGCCCTGTCCATATTTTCATGTTGCCATTTTTGAAGCCCACGATTGTCAGAGCACATATGCTTCCTGAAAAAGCGAGCTTCGAAGAAAATCTTGAAGAAGTCTCAGATGAAGAAATTAAAGAACTGATTGCAGATAATAAAGACAACATCGAAGAAACAATAGAAAAAAACGAAAATCAAGAAACAGAAGATAAGAGTAAAGAAAAAAATAATGAGAAAATAACAGGATATCAGGAGGCAATCGATTATGTTCTGGATAATTGCGATGTTAATGAAAATGATCGCAATATCATTATGGCTCACCAGTTCGTAACCGGTGCATCAAGAAGTGATTCCGAAGAAATAAATGTTGGCGGAGTTGATGGAATTAGCGCAGATTCTTTTGCCGGATTTGATTATGTGGCACTTGGCCATATCCATACTCCCCAGATAATCGGCGGCAAAGAAACTGTAAGATATTGCGGAACTATGCTCAAATACTCTTTTTCAGAATGTAGTCAGGATAAGAGTGTTCCAGTCATAACCTTTAAGGAAAAAGGAAATACTGAAATTGAGCTTGTGCCGCTTAAGCCTCAAAAAGATATGCGTGAAATAAAGGGAACATATCTTGAGCTTACTGCAAAAAATAATTATGCAGATACAAACACACAGGATTATCTTCACGTAACTCTCACTGATGAAGAAGATGTTCCGGATGCGCTTGGAAGGCTCAGGTCTATCTATCCCAATATCATGAAGCTTGATTATGATAACCTTCGCACGAGATCTGTTTACAACAATGAGATTCCCGATGAAGTAGAAAAAAAGTCACCTTTGGATCTTTTTGATGAATTTTATAATCTTCAAAATGGTCGAAGCCTGAATGAAGAGGAGTCATCCTATGTACAGTCCAAGATCGATGAACTCTGGGAAGGTGGTATCTGA
- a CDS encoding nitroreductase, which produces MGQVLDIIKERSSTRGYTDEKLTAEELDKIIEAGLSAPTGMNKQEIHFTVLNGDNPVLAEIEAEKNRLRNLDKLEHNFYYEAPTVIILSAEAGFKWSQVDAGIAVQNMALAATELGLGNVILGCIYDALHGEKKAYFSEKLALPENYEFEIALAVGHKAVTKEPHTFERDKQVTVL; this is translated from the coding sequence ATGGGACAGGTATTAGACATTATCAAAGAGCGTAGTTCAACAAGAGGCTACACAGATGAAAAGCTTACAGCAGAAGAGCTTGATAAGATCATAGAAGCTGGGCTGTCTGCACCAACAGGTATGAACAAGCAGGAGATTCATTTTACAGTTTTAAACGGAGATAATCCTGTACTTGCAGAGATCGAAGCTGAGAAAAATAGGCTTAGAAATCTCGATAAGTTAGAGCACAATTTTTACTATGAAGCTCCAACAGTTATCATCCTTAGCGCTGAAGCTGGTTTTAAATGGAGCCAGGTTGATGCAGGAATCGCTGTACAGAACATGGCACTTGCAGCAACAGAGCTTGGACTTGGTAATGTAATCCTTGGATGCATATACGATGCACTTCATGGTGAAAAGAAAGCATATTTTTCTGAGAAGTTAGCTCTTCCTGAAAACTATGAATTTGAGATTGCTCTTGCTGTTGGACATAAGGCTGTTACTAAAGAGCCTCATACATTTGAAAGAGATAAGCAGGTTACAGTTCTTTGA
- a CDS encoding glutathione peroxidase — MGFYDYSVPNTKGEEVSMKDFEGKVVMVVNTATGCGFTPQYEDIENIYEEFHDKGFEVVDVPCNQFAGQTPGTDEEIHEFCTLKYNTQFPQMKKSDVNGENQLPLFEYLKSQKGFEGFGKGAKALAMSAMLKTIDKDYKNNPNIKWNFTKFIIDRKGEVVARFEPTASMNEVKKCVESLI, encoded by the coding sequence ATGGGATTTTATGATTACAGTGTACCTAATACAAAAGGTGAAGAAGTTTCTATGAAAGACTTTGAGGGAAAGGTTGTCATGGTTGTTAATACAGCAACCGGCTGCGGCTTCACACCTCAGTACGAAGATATTGAAAATATCTATGAAGAGTTTCATGACAAGGGATTTGAAGTTGTAGACGTTCCCTGCAATCAGTTTGCTGGCCAGACTCCGGGAACAGATGAAGAGATCCATGAGTTCTGCACACTTAAGTACAATACTCAGTTCCCTCAGATGAAGAAATCTGATGTTAACGGTGAAAATCAGCTTCCTTTATTTGAATATCTTAAGAGCCAGAAAGGCTTCGAAGGATTCGGTAAAGGTGCTAAGGCTCTTGCTATGAGCGCTATGCTTAAGACAATCGACAAAGATTACAAAAATAACCCTAACATCAAATGGAACTTCACAAAGTTCATCATTGACCGTAAGGGCGAAGTTGTTGCAAGATTCGAGCCAACTGCTTCTATGAATGAAGTTAAGAAGTGCGTTGAATCTCTTATATAA
- a CDS encoding ribonuclease domain-containing protein: MKRTMKLIVSVLVLVVALTGCSLFKNGNPDNAELSKSIVFEVEMESGLVELDGDAASEGVSLKEVSDDGTSGDVDKTGEEENVTSADEIDALDEDGYYYDVESVVIYLETYDKLPSNFITKSEAKALGWEGGSVEDYKEGAAIGGDKFGNREGILPDNNYTECDIDTNGKDSRGACRLVFSDDGQYYYTEDHYESFTEIIVTDGEIEYGEVFGD; this comes from the coding sequence ATGAAAAGAACAATGAAACTTATAGTATCCGTACTTGTCCTAGTAGTGGCGCTTACAGGATGTTCATTATTTAAGAATGGCAACCCGGATAATGCAGAGCTTAGTAAGAGTATAGTCTTTGAAGTCGAGATGGAATCGGGGCTTGTAGAGCTTGATGGTGATGCAGCTTCAGAGGGTGTATCTTTAAAAGAAGTTTCGGATGATGGTACATCGGGTGATGTTGATAAAACAGGCGAAGAGGAGAACGTCACTTCTGCAGATGAGATAGATGCTCTTGATGAAGATGGCTACTACTACGATGTAGAAAGTGTCGTTATTTATCTTGAAACTTATGATAAGCTTCCTTCAAATTTTATTACAAAATCAGAAGCCAAGGCCCTGGGTTGGGAAGGCGGCTCTGTTGAGGATTATAAAGAGGGAGCTGCGATCGGCGGAGATAAGTTTGGTAACAGGGAGGGGATTCTTCCTGATAATAACTACACGGAGTGCGATATAGATACTAATGGTAAGGATTCAAGGGGAGCTTGCAGGCTTGTTTTTTCTGATGACGGACAGTACTATTATACTGAGGATCATTATGAATCGTTTACAGAGATTATCGTAACTGACGGCGAGATTGAATATGGCGAAGTCTTTGGAGATTAA
- a CDS encoding AAA family ATPase, which translates to MRPLNLTISAFGPYKDKTIIDFTRLGERGLYLITGDTGAGKTTIFDAICFALYGEPSGSSRDPKMFRCKYSEGSVPTFVELVFSYHGKEYRVKRNPEYERPALRGGGTTVQKADAELFFPDGREPVTKTSEVTKEIEKIIGLSKDQFTQIAMIAQGDFMKLLLSDTAERSKIFRQIFMTGRYQRLQDNLKKEANKADSEYKIKAAVAEEYIDQIETRNEEQEDKKKYLECSKLDEIEALFDEIEEADKEDKKVFAKNESDLLKELGELNKAIGIATERQKSEELLNKSKAMLEEAKPELEVAKENYKKAKEDFKKSEPLAIKISALKENLSAYDKLSEIQQNIESGNKNAKAYTKEIEDNKKKILELEKEHSEKKALLIKLSDVSAKKVRADEDLAKVKLKGKNVQDIVVAIRNTYPEEKEELKDLQDDYKKEAEKFEEYQKKYDLKSRLFLDAQAGILAQDLSDGEPCPVCGSTTHPHLAILQDEVPTQKDIDIAKKDAEKQRTVMQKAATRASAKKAEVDKLFDSIIEDIKAYISFEDNEEQQTQNDSLQVESACGENLSVIERILRDTDSISSYKEKREFPEDLIESFNAEFEELKKALKDLNTKIAELKKEAELADSLSKEVPELEKKIKSISEKQNENAVMLKEIETRLKGFAEKEKELKEGLAFSTKKEAQDQVVALELEKKGIDKAYKDSDTSMRNAEKKIQDLEGRIAALSKNLSKGKSEDLSDLEEKKKEVNNKYIENNKALSAVKNRIEDNKELRNKLVSSGNELAKLEHELSIKKIISQTANGNLSGKAKIMLETYIQRSFFDRIIVRANVRFMTMSGGHYELVRRDEDSLKSQTGLELDVIDHYNGGTRNVRTLSGGESFMASLSLALGLSDEIQRSAGGIQLDTMFVDEGFGSLDDATLDQAISSLASLSEGNRLVGIISHVNELKERIDNQLIVTGTQGLGSFIECRAE; encoded by the coding sequence ATGCGTCCACTTAATCTGACAATTTCAGCTTTTGGTCCCTACAAGGATAAGACAATCATTGATTTTACAAGGCTTGGGGAAAGGGGACTTTATCTTATAACAGGAGATACCGGTGCCGGCAAGACAACTATCTTTGATGCGATCTGCTTTGCACTTTACGGAGAACCAAGCGGAAGCAGCCGTGATCCCAAGATGTTTCGTTGTAAGTATTCGGAAGGCAGTGTGCCTACTTTTGTAGAACTTGTTTTTTCTTATCATGGTAAAGAGTACAGGGTCAAAAGAAATCCGGAGTACGAAAGACCAGCTCTTCGCGGCGGTGGTACTACAGTCCAGAAGGCAGATGCGGAGCTTTTTTTCCCAGATGGAAGAGAGCCTGTTACTAAAACAAGTGAAGTTACAAAAGAGATCGAGAAGATAATAGGTCTTTCCAAGGATCAGTTTACCCAGATCGCTATGATAGCACAGGGCGATTTTATGAAGCTTCTTTTGTCTGATACGGCGGAGAGATCCAAAATCTTCAGGCAGATCTTTATGACAGGAAGATATCAGCGCCTCCAGGATAATTTGAAAAAAGAGGCTAATAAAGCTGACAGCGAATATAAGATAAAGGCAGCTGTTGCCGAGGAATACATAGACCAGATTGAAACAAGAAATGAGGAGCAGGAAGATAAGAAAAAATATCTTGAATGCTCAAAGCTTGATGAGATCGAAGCTTTGTTTGATGAGATCGAGGAAGCTGATAAGGAAGATAAAAAAGTTTTTGCCAAAAATGAATCGGACCTTTTAAAGGAGCTTGGGGAATTAAACAAGGCGATCGGAATTGCAACCGAGAGGCAAAAATCAGAAGAGCTATTAAATAAAAGTAAGGCTATGCTTGAAGAAGCAAAGCCTGAACTTGAAGTAGCGAAAGAAAATTATAAAAAGGCAAAAGAGGATTTCAAAAAAAGTGAGCCTCTTGCTATAAAGATTTCTGCATTAAAAGAAAATCTTTCTGCTTACGATAAGCTTTCTGAGATCCAGCAGAATATTGAAAGTGGCAATAAGAACGCCAAGGCTTATACCAAAGAGATCGAGGATAATAAGAAAAAGATTTTAGAACTTGAAAAAGAGCATTCTGAGAAGAAAGCTCTTTTAATAAAGCTTTCAGATGTTTCTGCAAAGAAAGTCAGAGCAGATGAAGATCTTGCCAAAGTTAAACTTAAAGGTAAAAATGTTCAGGACATTGTTGTAGCTATTCGTAACACATACCCTGAAGAAAAAGAAGAGCTTAAAGATCTTCAGGACGATTACAAAAAAGAAGCTGAAAAGTTTGAAGAATACCAGAAAAAATATGATCTTAAGAGCCGTCTTTTTTTAGATGCTCAGGCGGGAATCCTTGCGCAGGACTTATCTGACGGAGAACCATGTCCTGTATGCGGATCAACGACACACCCTCATCTTGCGATTTTACAGGATGAAGTTCCGACGCAGAAGGATATCGATATAGCCAAAAAAGATGCAGAAAAACAAAGAACTGTCATGCAAAAAGCAGCCACTCGAGCTTCAGCAAAGAAGGCTGAAGTTGATAAGCTTTTTGACAGTATCATTGAAGACATAAAAGCATATATATCTTTTGAAGATAATGAAGAGCAGCAGACTCAGAATGATTCACTGCAAGTAGAAAGCGCATGTGGTGAAAACCTCAGCGTTATCGAAAGAATTTTAAGAGATACTGATAGTATATCTTCATACAAAGAAAAACGTGAATTCCCGGAAGATCTTATTGAAAGCTTTAATGCTGAATTCGAAGAACTTAAAAAAGCTCTCAAAGATCTGAATACAAAAATCGCAGAACTTAAGAAAGAAGCAGAGCTTGCTGACAGCCTTTCTAAAGAAGTTCCTGAACTTGAAAAGAAGATCAAGTCGATTTCTGAAAAGCAAAATGAAAATGCAGTTATGCTTAAGGAAATTGAAACAAGGCTTAAGGGCTTTGCAGAAAAAGAAAAAGAGCTGAAAGAAGGCCTCGCATTTTCTACTAAAAAAGAAGCTCAGGATCAGGTAGTAGCACTTGAACTTGAGAAAAAAGGAATAGATAAAGCCTACAAAGATTCTGATACTTCTATGCGAAATGCAGAAAAGAAGATCCAGGATCTTGAAGGAAGAATTGCGGCTCTTTCTAAGAACCTTTCAAAAGGTAAATCAGAAGATCTATCCGACCTTGAAGAAAAGAAAAAAGAAGTAAACAATAAGTATATTGAAAATAATAAAGCTCTTTCCGCAGTTAAAAACAGGATAGAGGATAACAAAGAACTTAGAAATAAGCTCGTATCGTCAGGGAATGAGCTTGCAAAGCTTGAGCATGAGCTTTCCATAAAGAAGATCATATCCCAGACGGCGAATGGAAATCTTAGCGGTAAGGCTAAGATCATGCTTGAAACTTATATTCAAAGAAGCTTTTTTGACAGGATCATTGTAAGGGCCAATGTCAGATTTATGACCATGTCAGGTGGTCATTATGAGCTTGTAAGAAGAGATGAAGACAGTCTTAAATCTCAGACAGGTCTTGAGCTTGATGTGATCGATCATTATAACGGCGGAACAAGAAATGTAAGAACTCTTTCCGGCGGTGAATCCTTTATGGCATCACTGTCTCTTGCGCTTGGACTTTCTGATGAGATACAGAGGAGCGCGGGTGGAATACAGCTTGATACAATGTTTGTGGATGAGGGATTCGGATCTTTGGATGACGCAACTTTGGATCAGGCGATCAGTTCGCTGGCATCTCTGTCTGAAGGTAACAGACTTGTGGGAATCATCTCGCACGTAAATGAGCTCAAGGAGAGGATCGATAATCAGCTGATAGTGACTGGCACGCAGGGACTTGGAAGTTTCATTGAGTGCAGAGCGGAGTAA